One Vanrija pseudolonga chromosome 5, complete sequence genomic window, AGCGAGACGGCCGCGATCCAGCAGATCGGCGGGCCGTGTGGCGATATCGGCCGGCTGACCGGCAcactcgccgacgcggacacGGATGTCATCGACGCGCGGTTCGAGAGCCTCGCCCCGGCCACAGCCTACTCTGAGACGCCACGCCAGCAGGCGCTGACCGAccaggagggggaggtgtgGGCGAACTTGTTCGCCACTGAGCCTGCCTTGTCCCCCGCCGCACTGCGCACCGCCACCAAGACCACGCGCCGCATGCTCACACAGGCGTCCACCGTCGCGGGGACGTATGCGCGTGCGCTCAACTGgcccctcgccgacgaccaccagGCGTGCTGCGATCTCCTCCTGCTTATGGGCGTGCCCGTGCTCACAGCCAATATCCCGTACGAAGCGGAGGGgctggcggccgcgctggcgaaCGCCGGAGCGGTCGACTACGTGGGGTCAGAGGACTCGGACGTGGTGGTGTACGGGGTGGGTCGTGCTCCGTTAGCGTAGGTTGGGTATGCTGACACAACGCCAGGGTCCGCTCCTCCGCAACGTTGCCACCGCGTCCGAACCTCTTGTTCTCGTCTCCGCGGggctcgacacggcgctcggcctcccccGAGCGGCATTTATCGACTTTTGCATCCTGCTCGGGACGGACGCGAGCCCCCGCATTCCAGGCGtggggccggcgcgcgcgctgccctTGATCAAGAAGTATGGTTGCATCGAGGGCAtgctggccgccgagcccgagatcGCAGAGcgcatcgacgacctcgatGCGTTCCTGCAGCTCGTGGAGAACGCTCGCGTGCTCTTCACCACTGTCCCGCCCCTGCCGGACGGCATCGAGTTTCAGCAGGGCGCgtacgacgaggccgaggtacTCGAGTGGCTGCGGGAgaacggcgtcgtcgagcctgACCGCCCGGCGCGCACGTGGTCCTGGTCCGCGCCCATCGAGGAGATGCCAGAGCACAAGAAACACGAGACTTGGGACGAGAGCTGGGCCGTGCCGACCGAGTCACGGCGCGAGCCCGTCAGCTGGGAAGAGATGGacgcggcgttggcgtcaCACAGATAGACTACATGTAgccacacacacagcacAGGCATTGTACCCACCCCTCACACACAGACACACATGTTGTACCATTACAATGCATTCCCACTCATTAGATGCGTCCGATGCTGCGACTGCGACTTGCTACGACACAATCTTGTTGTACAGAACCGAGCAGCTGTAGCCCGCGACGATTgtctcctcggcgcgcacgccgcgttTGATGAGGTTGCCCGACAGGTCGTACGCGTCGGCCGTGTTCTGGTGCAAGGACAGGCGGGAGACGACCTCTCCGTCGGgcttctcctcgaccttgtcggccgCGCGGGGGAGTGGGGACTCGAGGTATGCCGGCAcggccagcgacgagcgcTTGCCGTTGCCGAGCTGGTAGTCGGCTGGGTGGGTTAGTACTGCTTGGAGACCATACACCCACCATTTCCTCCCCACTCCATCACGTCGCGGCCAAACAGGCCCGCCTTGACGCCCTTGGCGTCCGCGTTCTGCACCGAGTCGATGGCGCCAAACGCGTGCGTGttgggcgagggcgcgatTGACAGGCTGTACACGCCCAGCGCGGTGATCGACTTTGTCTTCTCAGAGTACTCCTGCAGCCCGCTCAGGCTGGCGTTAGCTTTGCCCCAGCACCCGACTCGACGCACCTCTTGACCTTTTGCGGGGCGAACATGGCCGACGACCAGAGACCGTTACCGAGCGTGCCGCTCTGGCCGTTACCGCACGACAggatgtcgacgagcgtgGCTCCCGTCTTGGAGTC contains:
- the si:dkeyp-13a3.3 gene encoding putative flap endonuclease 1, whose product is MGVQGLITWVKKTRPELLTSLPERYASPTISGKRIALDATLITNKFHFADKSGGQSRRAALHGWYGLIKQMRAQGVLPVAVWDERGDREWKAPEARRRLQARALVYARRLHEDRRRARLDRLLVEFDLLAGLTAQEKAVVQRGWATGFAPSPSSHDPAAAIKPHLESSTISSQLPGASAPGPAVLSPHAMVTAFVSGRTAAQLARLHALREDYAAELNPEARETLLEAYDSETAAIQQIGGPCGDIGRLTGTLADADTDVIDARFESLAPATAYSETPRQQALTDQEGEVWANLFATEPALSPAALRTATKTTRRMLTQASTVAGTYARALNWPLADDHQACCDLLLLMGVPVLTANIPYEAEGLAAALANAGAVDYVGSEDSDVVVYGGPLLRNVATASEPLVLVSAGLDTALGLPRAAFIDFCILLGTDASPRIPGVGPARALPLIKKYGCIEGMLAAEPEIAERIDDLDAFLQLVENARVLFTTVPPLPDGIEFQQGAYDEAEVLEWLRENGVVEPDRPARTWSWSAPIEEMPEHKKHETWDESWAVPTESRREPVSWEEMDAALASHR